One window of the Yamadazyma tenuis chromosome 6, complete sequence genome contains the following:
- the NSR1 gene encoding nuclear localization sequence binding protein (EggNog:ENOG503NWRG; COG:A) → MAKSSTKTAKAVTKKVKDSKKSKKVEAKPVESSSSEESSSESESEESSSDDSSSEDKSSSSSSSDSDSDSDSDSDSEEEKKVEKKVEKKVEKKVEKKESSSESDSDSSSDSESDSDSDSDSDSEDEKKVEKKVEKKVEKKVEKKVEKKESSDSDSDSSSSSSDSDSSSDSSSDSSSDSDSDSDSDSDSDSDSETKASTKKDNKRKPDSDEEFQTADEEPTPKKAKVVQEPATLFVGRLSWNIDDDWLKREFEPSGGVISARVIMERATGKSRGYGYVDFESKADAEKALQDFQGKEIDGRPINLDLSTSKPQTPAKNDRAKKFGDVVSAPSDTLFIGNLSFNATRDKLFEAFGQYGEVISCRIPTHPDTQQPKGFGYVQYGSIEEAKAALEALNGEYIEGRPCRLDYSTPRDPASSQKPRFGGDRQGGFGGNRFGDRSATNSPRPQKTAEFRGTKRTFD, encoded by the coding sequence ATGGCCAAATCAAGCACAAAAACTGCCAAGGCAGTGACAAAGAAGGTGAAAGACTCTAAGAAGAGCAAGAAGGTTGAAGCCAAGCCAGTGGAatccagttccagtgaagaatcttcttccGAAAGCGAAAGCGAAGAAAGCTCGAGtgatgattcttcttctgaagacaaatcttcgtcatcttcgtcttctgACAGTGATTCTGACAGCGACAGCGACAGTGAttccgaagaagaaaagaaggtagagaagaaggttgagaagaaggtcgagaagaaggttgaaaagaaggaatcAAGCTCTGAATCTGATAGcgattcttcttctgacaGTGAATCAGACAGCGACTCCGACAGTGACAGTGATTCCGAAGACGAAAAGAAGGTCGAGAAGAAGGTCGAGAAGAAGGTCGAGAAGAAGGTCGAAAAGAAGGtcgaaaagaaggaatCTTCTGACAGCGACTCCGACAGCTCCAGCTCCAGCTCTGACTCTGACAGCAGTTCCGACAGCAGTTCCGACAGTAGTTCCGACTCTGACAGCGATAGCGACAGTGATTCCGACTCCGACTCCGATTCCGAAACCAAAGCATCTACCAAGAAGGACAACAAGCGTAAACCAGACAGTGACGAAGAATTCCAAACCGCTGACGAAGAACCAACCCCAAAGAAGGCCAaggttgttcaagaaccagCCACCCTTTTCGTTGGTAGATTGTCCTGGAACATCGACGACGACTGGTTAAAGAGAGAATTCGAACCCCTGGGAGGTGTCATTAGTGCCAGAGTAATCATGGAAAGAGCCACTGGAAAGTCCAGAGGTTACGGATATGTTGATTTCGAGAGCAAGGCCGATGCCGAAAAAGCTCTTCAAGACTTCCAAGGAAAGGAAATCGACGGTAGAcccatcaacttggacttgtctACTTCCAAACCTCAAACCCCAGCTAAGAACGACAGAGCCAAGAAGTTCGGTGATGTTGTGTCAGCTCCTTCCGATACTTTATTCATTGGAAACTTGAGTTTCAACGCCACCAGAGACAAGTTGTTCGAAGCTTTTGGTCAATACGGTGAAGTGATTTCTTGCAGAATCCCAACCCATCCAGACACTCAACAACCTAAGGGATTCGGATATGTTCAGTATGGAAGCAtcgaagaagccaaagcCGCATTGGAAGCCTTGAACGGTGAGTACATCGAAGGTAGACCTTGTAGATTGGATTACTCCACTCCAAGAGACCCAGCATCTTCTCAGAAGCCAAGATTTGGAGGTGACAGACaaggtggatttggaggtAACAGATTTGGAGACAGATCTGCCACCAACTCCCCAAGACCCCAAAAGACCGCCGAATTTAGAGGTACCAAGAGAACCTTTGACTAA
- the RIM8 gene encoding ph-response sensor protein (COG:S; EggNog:ENOG503NXBQ): protein MRKAVSRIIPGRSKSFLDGPSTGPAPASGAGPVQTPNTASSSPFRIDFNSVSDFYIVLDKPHNSWLPGDEVSGQIILITKKNLANIVITLSLVGYVKINGLSHSKLRPVKHSLFNHTIKIYGDDLQPTERSDGLSSGLYKGEHRFPFIVKLPNKRIYTSIDFGKGSITYLLKATMSDSNMVYAQSNTPGDSNPSSPGLLAKTKNLKILNNSNYSSEKLINLINPIDVSTLLPPKTKRLIIKDPRYNRRLSRTQSSNSTINTFNTFGTFSSNNSDPNENTNSNSNSPRDQEMGESLENQPDDHNETPTTPHAPSNSVDYASKPNTIKVSLAIPEKGYLRGELIPVKLNINHLRKVQDVNGIIITFVRVCRLESGPDGIYDSFRKDLGQKVIPIYVDPINFKAEISTNIRVPADCFPTISGCPLVSFQYFVEVLINLSGKSVSLVDNEQTKSSVVSETGRQSPIVDFSTNGSQNVNEDTMNSDSATNTTDLRSQFKYSSTVSDFNHKATSSFINTDKFKHSKKFLQLTSEVVIGTHRSQKDSDSSASVSNPLSSDIPLETPPSRGSSLRSESSPIVPAAQSHAAQIIPQPLFNVIPEAMEINHFNGRAPDYNEIHNESGLLPFPEQPAMSEKDQMRAHERSLLPSEPFLSVNDVESRESVSPIMENAQLLEPSTPPQETNGGTDFNFFSNEQSPNNNEQEDQYSQIDYVPNYERSNNDPLVEGNSTSEH from the coding sequence ATGAGGAAAGCAGTTTCAAGAATAATACCGGGACGGCTGAAGAGCTTTCTCGATGGTCCGAGTACGGGGCCTGCTCCGGCATCTGGCGCCGGTCCCGTGCAGACTCCCAACACCGCTTCCTCGTCTCCTTTTAGGATAGACTTCAATTCAGTTTCTGACTTCTACATTGTCCTTGATAAACCCCATAACTCATGGCTCCCAGGCGATGAAGTATCGGGCCAGATTATCTTGATTACAAAGAAAAATTTAGCTAATATTGTTATCACTCTTTCACTAGTGGGCTATGTTAAGATCAACGGATTATCTCATTCAAAATTAAGACCTGTGAAACACAGCTTGTTTAACCATACCATCAAGATTTATGGCGATGACTTACAACCGACAGAACGCTCGGATGGTCTATCGAGTGGGTTATATAAGGGAGAACACCGATTCCCCTTTATTGTAAAGTTACCAAACAAACGCATCTATACTAGCATTGATTTCGGAAAAGGGTCAATTACTTACTTACTCAAGGCCACTATGAGTGACTCAAACATGGTATATGCTCAGTCAAACACTCCTGGAGATTCCAACCCTTCATCTCCAGGCTTACTTGCCAAAACAAAGAACCTTAAGAtcctcaacaactccaattATAGTTCAGAGAAATTGATTAACTTGATAAACCCCATAGATGTGAGCACTCTTTTGCCACCAAAGACAAAGAGACTAATAATCAAGGATCCTAGGTATAACAGAAGACTTTCTCGGACTCAAAGTTCCAATTCTACCATAAAtaccttcaacacctttggCACTTTTTCCTCAAATAACTCTGACCCGAACGAGAACACCAATTCGAATTCAAACTCCCCACGAGATCAAGAAATGGGCGAAAGCCTTGAAAACCAACCAGATGACCACAACGAAACTCCAACCACTCCTCATGCTCCTTCAAATAGCGTGGATTATGCCTCTAAACCAAATACTATCAAAGTATCATTAGCAATTCCTGAAAAAGGTTATTTGAGAGGTGAGCTAATTCCAGTCAAATTGAATATCAATCATCTTCGAAAGGTTCAGGATGTGAATGGAATCATTATCACCTTTGTTAGGGTTTGTAGGTTGGAAAGTGGTCCCGATGGAATTTACGATTCGTTTAGAAAGGACTTGGGTCAGAAGGTCATCCCCATATACGTGGATCCAATTAATTTCAAGGCAGAAATCAGTACGAACATAAGAGTACCAGCTGACTGCTTTCCTACCATCAGTGGATGCCCCTTAGTGTCGTTTCAatattttgttgaagtgtTGATTAACTTGTCTGGAAAGTCCGTTTCATTGGTAGACAATGAACAGACAAAATCGTCTGTGGTAAGTGAAACCGGAAGACAGTCTCCAATAGTCGATTTCTCCACTAACGGATCTCAAAATGTTAATGAAGACACGATGAACTCGGATTCAGCTACAAACACCACAGACTTAAGACTGCAATTCAAGTATCTGTCAACGGTATCAGATTTCAACCATAAAGCTACATCGAGTTTCATCAATACTGATAAGTTCAAACAtctgaagaagtttttgcAGTTAACTTCAGAAGTGGTGATTGGAACTCATAGGCTGCAAAAAGATTCCGACTCTTCTGCTTCGGTCTCAAATCCTTTGAGTCTGGATATACCTTTGGAAACACCACCTTCCCGAGGATCATCATTGAGGTCTGAAAGCTCTCCAATAGTGCCTGCGGCCCAATCACATGCGGCCCAAATCATTCCACAACCATTGTTCAACGTAATTCCAGAAGCCATGGAGATTAACCATTTCAATGGCAGAGCTCCTGATTATAATGAAATCCATAATGAGAGTGGGTTGTTACCATTCCCTGAGCAACCAGCGATGTCAGAGAAAGATCAAATGAGAGCTCATGAGAGGAGTCTTTTACCATCTGAGCCTTTCTTGTCTGTTAATGACGTTGAATCGAGGGAGTCTGTCAGTCCAATCATGGAAAATGCCCAGCTTCTCGAACCATCAACTCCTCCTCAAGAGACAAATGGTGGAACcgacttcaactttttcagCAACGAACAATCACCGAATAACAACgaacaagaagaccaaTACAGTCAGATTGACTATGTTCCAAACTATGAAAGATCTAATAATGATCCGCTAGTCGAGGGTAACTCGACCTCAGAACATTGA
- the KEL2 gene encoding Negative regulator of mitotic exit (BUSCO:EOG092608GK; EggNog:ENOG503NXSA; COG:S), translated as MARFKFGKKKKDGSIDPNTSIDDDSAASIDASQELTPGYDNHLPTPSQGDASGPVYHSPILKKSPLAGATTTSSPPLDPEGTPWTKFKLRNSPFPRYRHSASSISSEKNEVFLMGGLKEGSVFGDTWKIVPTVDPSTNSTIEYTAEPVVIANNNNPPARVGHSSVLIGNAFIIYGGDTVDTDFNGFPDNNFYLFNINNNKYTIPSHILNKPNGRYGHTIGVVSLNNQSSRLYLFGGQLENDVFNDLYYFELNTFKSPKARWNLVEPLNNFRPPPLTNHTMSVYKNQIYVFGGVYNNEKVSNDLWCFDIASSKWTQISSSGNTPLPVNEHSACIIHDKLYVYGGNDFSGIIYNSLYVLDLHTLVWSKLISNGEIDGPGSRCGHTMTYLPALNKILIMGGDKNDYASSDPNDFNTYETKDPAADLDTIIYQLDLSVLDSFLSSRQTVVKATKKAAAAAGLSDTVVRSSTTSPLGSNSATPFGGVATVGAVGTAGVVGAVAATGMGHSSSQEDEVRQGFQRHARSFSAGPEEFRTPAASPERPRDVIDNGDKFVEVPSTAISERGDITEDDIDVSRFSNSGTNDFSNTNGHTKAIETDRLVNSSTPNLAKNVENEKVKQLVAELTSQLTALRQNAKIEMQNATEKINALEHENTALRSTNAEDLKLQLQEKDDVIRELKQQIDPNLLKIDEENEERDVASNITNNSNSVGELTRYKLERLELNNKLIYLTQENSVLNNKIQEFEPFMNNQVAQLSDFQKIIAKQEEKVKILTQQVRDQEILHKEINNWKSKHDNLELEYNNYRSIHDNDDISDDEPEQEDVRSINGVDSTNKSILSNSTTRRSKKDISNQLEHLVNAWNTRNISSASTDRSVNNAVDPMVLELQKQLDGLMKISKEQEVTSAREISTLRSELDVKLSNLRTYDSNYKDALQSVNNTSKALKLTQEELNNQRSLMEKLIKENNELKLFKKASKRTSTRNPLQFPSQENVNIANPIREAENEEDDDALENAHYNMKLKDLEADLFILKQERDQLKDNVTSLQKQLYLAHNST; from the coding sequence ATGGCCCGCTTTAAATTCGGTAAAAAGAAAAAAGACGGATCAATCGATCCTAACACTTCAATCGACGATGACTCGGCTGCTCTGATCGATGCTAGTCAAGAATTGACTCCAGGTTATGATAATCACTTGCCCACACCTTCACAAGGTGATGCTTCCGGTCCCGTGTACCATTCACCAatattgaaaaaatcaCCCTTGGCAGGTGCAACCACAACATCTTCTCCTCCCCTTGACCCCGAAGGAACTCCATGGACGAAGTTCAAATTGAGAAACTCTCCGTTTCCTCGTTATAGGCACTCGGCTTCTAGTATCTCATCAGAGAAAAATGAGGTGTTTTTAATGGGGGGTTTGAAAGAAGGCTCTGTGTTTGGTGACACTTGGAAAATCGTTCCCACCGTAGACCCATCCACTAACTCCACCATTGAATATACGGCCGAGCCTGTGGTCATCGCCAATAACAACAATCCACCCGCCAGAGTGGGCCACTCGTCAGTGTTGATTGGAAATGCCTTTATCATCTATGGAGGTGATACAGTCGATACGGACTTCAATGGTTTTCCCGACAACAACTTTtatttgttcaacatcaacaacaacaagtaTACCATTCCAAGCCatatcttgaacaagcCCAATGGTCGTTATGGTCACACAATTGGAGTGGTGTCGTTGAATAACCAGTCTTCTAGATTGTATCTTTTCGGAGGTCAATTGGAAAATGATGTGTTCAATGACTTGTACTACTTTGAATTGaacaccttcaagtccCCCAAGGCCAGATGGAATTTGGTCGAACCATTGAATAATTTTAGGCCTCCTCCTTTGACAAACCACACAATGTCGGTCTATAAAAACCAGATCTACGTATTTGGTGGGGTGTACAATAACGAAAAGGTTTCGAACGACTTGTGGTGCTTTGATATTGCCAGCTCCAAATGGACTCAgatttcatcttctggGAACACCCCGTTGCCGGTCAACGAACACTCTGCTTGTATTATCCACGATAAACTTTATGTTTATGGAGGGAACGACTTTAGTGGAATCATTTACAACTCTTTGTATGTGTTGGACTTGCACACTTTGGTGTGGTCCAAATTGATATCAAACGGTGAAATTGATGGCCCTGGATCTAGATGTGGTCATACCATGACTTATCTTCCGGCTTTaaacaagattttgattatgggtggtgacaagaacGATTATGCTTCAAGTGATCCTAATGACTTTAATACTTATGAGACGAAAGATCCGGCTGCTGACTTGGACACTATCATTTACCAGTTGGACTTGAGTGTTCttgattctttcttgtcttcCCGGCAAACTGTTGTTAAGGCTACTAAAAAGGCTGCTGCGGCTGCTGGTTTATCTGATACTGTTGTtcgttcttcaacaacgtCGCCTCTTGGTTCCAACTCGGCCACACCTTTTGGTGGAGTCGCTACTGTTGGAGCTGTTGGAACCGCTGGAGTTGTGGGAGCTGTGGCTGCAACTGGAATGGGACACTCTAGTTCTCAAGAGGATGAAGTTAGACAAGGATTTCAGCGTCATGCCAGAAGCTTTTCGGCTGGCCCTGAAGAATTTAGAACCCCGGCTGCTTCTCCAGAAAGACCTAGAGACGTTATCGATAATGGTGATAAGTTTGTGGAAGTACCATCGACCGCCATCTCTGAAAGAGGTGACATCACcgaagatgatattgatgtttcaagattttcGAATTCTGGCACCAACGACTTCTCGAATACTAATGGCCACACCAAGGCCATTGAAACTGATAGGTTGGTGAACAGTTCGACACCTAATTTGGCCAAGAAtgttgaaaatgaaaaggTTAAGCAATTGGTTGCCGAGCTTACTAGTCAATTGACAGCTTTAAGGCAAAATGCCAAGATTGAGATGCAAAATGCTACTGAAAAGATCAATGCATTGGAACACGAAAACACTGCCTTACGTTCTACAAATGCAGAAGATTTGAAATTGCAATTGCAAGAAAAGGATGATGTCATCAGAGAATTGAAACAGCAAATCGATCCAAATTTGCTCAAAatcgatgaagaaaatgaagaaagagaTGTGGCTTCtaatatcaccaacaattcTAACTCAGTAGGTGAACTTACACGTTACAAGTTGGAAAGATTGGAATTAAATAACAAGTTAATTTATTTGACCCAAGAGAATTCTgtcttgaacaacaagatcCAAGAATTTGAGCCTTTTATGAATAATCAGGTTGCGCAATTATCGgatttccaaaagatcatAGCtaaacaagaagaaaaagtcaagATTTTGACACAACAAGTGAgagatcaagaaatcttACACAAGGAGATCAACAACTGGAAATCCAAGCATGACAACTTAGAGTTGGAATACAATAATTACAGATCTATCCACGATAACGATGATATTTCAGATGATGAGCCTGAACAAGAGGATGTTCGCAGCATCAATGGTGTTGACAGCACGAACAAATCAATTTTGAGTAACTCTACCACAAGAAGGAGCAAGAAGGATATTTCCAACCAATTAGAACACTTAGTCAATGCTTGGAACACTAGAAACATCTCTTCTGCTTCTACTGACAGGTCTGTCAACAATGCAGTGGACCCAATGGTGTTGgaattgcaaaaacaattgGATGGTTTAATGAAGATCAGCaaggaacaagaagtcaCCTCCGCCAGAGAGATTTCCACTTTGAGAAGCGAGTTGGATGTCAAGTTGTCAAACTTGAGAACCTATGATTCGAACTATAAAGATGCATTGCAAAGTGTCAACAACACTTCAAAAGCCTTGAAATTaacccaagaagaattgaacaacCAAAGGTCTTTGATGGAGAAATTGATTAAAGAAaacaatgagttgaagctcttcaaaAAGGCCAGTAAGAGAACAAGTACCAGAAATCCCTTACAATTCCCAAGCCAAGAGAACGTTAATATCGCCAACCCAATTCGTGAAGCAGAAAATGAGGAAGACGATGATGCCCTCGAAAACGCTCATTATAATATGAAACTCAAAGATTTAGAAGCTGACTTATTTATCTTGAAACAGGAGAGAGATCAATTAAAAGATAACGTTACTTCTCTTCAGAAACAGTTATATTTGGCTCATAATAGCACATGA
- the VPS53 gene encoding Vacuolar protein sorting-associated protein 53 (COG:U; EggNog:ENOG503NVVZ; BUSCO:EOG092612AK): MNSFEYNPYDDLRQIFQDPQSIKELPQLLKYINDHKLAVSQQINSDINKFHQSNNDLSGKDILELIQSIETTQTKSQRIQTSIQSITCEISKLDLMKKNLTLSMNIFKRLQILSYSINELNQHLKADYRYKDIFDHLNNTKDLLEFFKPYKSIDEINRLHLVMAKIETKLIDNIFIDFEEILVYHKPSKDLKYACMILELIDDKQKDKLLNWFYNLQLKEIKAIFNNFDEAGSLDNLNRRFIYYNNTLKKMRSENADIFPSSWNIELELSKLFCEITKEDLLAKLNQRKVSSETLLSCLNTTLEFENSLNTALKSTDFTRIISKVFEPYLSIWIGDQDRYLNSKMIEFFSVPKIPPEFQSSTSFSEFENVLKINSIPNISNSSIELFKVYQKILIQALKWSNGKIHLDLANLFNKYLAEYHDRILLPIVNSEQNEANEVNQLESIKYLTMVLNTGDYIINNLDDLYKKFNNIISAQYKGKFNFDNLNHLYLNLINRSMNRLIDLISTDLRFSWRQFENNNWNNNEPSEEVSNYMIDIKGCLTKNCKAILPLIIRESYIRTFCNKVTELVVRDFSNNLKLIKPLSILNIEQITNDINNLKQLIMKLPLYSNPNWDDKTLNDKEKDKSLQFYEKYVDNQFYKLEMLLKLLLTPTLPIDNLVGSYFSLIHDNSIKNFKKFLSLKNLSVLEQRKYIDNFNLQLSLANDDLAEESPIMAILKDDSPGPINTNPSVSNTNSGIISPFPNMSSQAEGSKSPKLKINNLEKNLRELALNSESNINKFNENFKNFGKLFRKDNQNQGHE, from the coding sequence ATGAACAGCTTCGAGTACAATCCATATGATGATCTTCGGCAGATATTCCAGGATCCTCAGTCGATAAAAGAGTTGCCGCAGCTTCTAAAATATATCAATGACCACAAATTGGCTGTGAGTCAACAAATCAATTCcgatatcaacaagtttcACCAAAGCAATAATGATCTTTCAGGTAAAGATATTTTGGAATTGATCCAATCTATAGAGACCACACAGACCAAGTCTCAAAGAATCCAAACCTCCATTCAGTCAATCACCTGTGAAATCTCCAAATtagacttgatgaagaagaaccttaCGTTGTCTATgaacatcttcaagagGCTTCAGATACTAAGCTACTCCATCAACGAATTGAACCAGCACCTAAAAGCTGACTACAGATACAAAGATATCTTTGATCACTTGAATAACACTAAGGATTTGTTGGAGTTCTTTAAGCCATACAAGTCGATTGACGAGATCAACAGATTGCATTTGGTAATGGCCAAGATCGAGACAAAATTGATTGACAACATTTTCATCGATTTCGAGGAGATATTGGTGTACCACAAACCGCTGAAAGACCTCAAGTATGCTTGCATGATTCTAGAGcttattgatgataaaCAGAAAGacaaattgttgaattggTTTTACAACCTCCAGCTCAAAGAAATAAAGGcaattttcaacaactttgaCGAAGCTGGTTCAttggacaacttgaacaGGAGATTCATATACTACAAcaatactttgaaaaagatgagGTCGGAAAATGCAGATATATTTCCGAGCAGCTGGAACATTGAGTTGGAACtatccaagttgttctgCGAGATTACGAAGGAAGATTTATTGGCAAAATtgaaccaaagaaaagtgtCTTCCGAAACCTTGTTAAGTTGTTTGAACACCACtcttgagtttgaaaatagCCTTAATACTGCATTAAAGTCCACAGACTTTACAAGAATTATTCTGAAGGTGTTTGAGCCTTACTTGAGCATATGGATAGGTGATCAAGACAGATATTTGAACTCTAAAATGATTGAATTCTTCTCGGTTCCTAAAATCCCTCCCGAGTTTCAATCCAGCACCAGCTTCAGCGAGTTTGAAAACGTTTTAAAGATTAATAGTATCCCTAACATTTCGAATTCCTCAATCGAACTATTCAAGGTATACcagaagatcttgattcAAGCATTAAAATGGTCTAATGGTAAGATACACTTGGACTTAGctaacttgttcaacaagtatctAGCAGAATATCATGACAGAATATTATTGCCTATTGTGAATAGCGAACAAAATGAAGCTAATGAGGTCAATCAGCTTGAGTCTATTAAGTACTTGACGATGGTATTGAATACGGGGGATTAcattatcaacaacttggacgaCTTATACAAGAAATTTAACAACATTATCAGTGCCCAATACAAGGGTAAGTTTAACTTCGATAATTTGAATCATTTGTACTTGAATCTTATCAACAGGTCCATGAACAGACTAATTGACTTGATATCTACCGACTTAAGGTTCAGTTGGAGgcaatttgaaaacaacAACTGGAATAACAATGAGCCTTCTGAAGAAGTATCCAATTATATGATTGATATCAAGGGGTGTTTGACTAAGAACTGCAAGGCGATTTTACCGTTAATAATACGGGAAAGTTATATTCGAACATTTTGCAACAAAGTAACGGAACTTGTGGTGAGggatttctccaacaacttgaagttaatAAAACCATTGAGTATCCTTAATATCGAACAAATCACTAAcgacatcaacaacttgaaacaattgataATGAAGTTGCCACTTTACTCCAACCCTAACTGGGATGATAAGACCCTTAAcgacaaagagaaagacaAGTCTCTACAATTCTATGAAAAATATGTTGATAACCAGTTTTATAAGTTGGAGATGCTTTTGAAATTACTTTTAACTCCAACATTACCGATTGACAACTTGGTAGGAAGTTACTTCAGCTTGATTCATGACAATTCGATaaagaacttcaagaaatttCTCAGCTTAAAGAACTTGTCAGTTCTAGAGCAAAGAAAGTACattgacaacttcaacttgcaGCTTTCTCTAGCAAACGATGATTTAGCAGAAGAATCGCCCATAATGGCCATACTAAAGGATGACAGCCCTGGACCTATCAATACCAATCCAAGTGTCTCAAACACGAATTCTGGAATTATCTCACCTTTCCCCAACATGTCTTCCCAGGCTGAGGGAAGTAAATCACCCAAATTGAAAATTAATAACTTAGAAAAGAACCTTAGAGAATTGGCATTGAACAGTGAAAGtaacatcaacaagtttaatgaaaatttcaaaaactttggCAAACTTTTCCGTAAAGATAACCAGAACCAAGGTCATGAGTAG
- the TRP1 gene encoding bifunctional tryptophan synthase trp1 (EggNog:ENOG503P251; COG:E) has product MKLVKICGIKRQQAASEAISFGADLLGMIMVPGRARTIDIEEAKAVAQLVKQTRQHKKRQFQTMTEILNVLREEDFETIDDYSDRISDLLEENGPFLVGVFRNQPMTDVFRISEEVGNDIIQLHGKENVLEYCSYNSKNFDSKFGVIPRFVIPNDVSKIYDTLEAICIGGKYFGNGFLLPLLDSELGGEGKLIDWSLLKELTSGKFILAGGLNEFNILQLSEYSNLKGFDVSGGVETQGEKDPRKVENFIKNGKSVA; this is encoded by the coding sequence ATGAAGCTTGTGAAAATATGTGGTATTAAGCGTCAACAAGCAGCCCTGGAGGCCATATCATTCGGTGCCGACCTACTTGGTATGATAATGGTTCCTGGAAGAGCGAGAACTATTGACATCGAAGAAGCGAAGGCTGTTGCACAATTAGTCAAGCAGACAAGGCAGCATAAGAAACGTCAGTTTCAAACCATGACTGAGATCTTGAATGTCCtaagagaagaagactttgaGACCATAGATGATTATAGTGACAGGATATCAGActtacttgaagaaaatggacCATTTTTAGTGGGAGTATTTAGAAACCAGCCGATGACTGATGTTTTCAGAATCTCTGAAGAAGTGGGCAACGACATAATCCAGCTCCACGGCAAGGAAAATGTGCTAGAATACTGCAGCTATAATTCGAAAAACTTTGATCTGAAGTTTGGGGTCATTCCTCGTTTCGTGATTCCTAATGATGTTTCTAAGATTTACGACACTCTAGAAGCCATTTGCATTGGAGGAAAATATTTTGGTAATGGGTTCCTTTTACCGTTGCTCGATTCTGAATTGGGTGGTGAAGGTAAGCTTATTGACTGGTCacttttgaaggagttgacACTGGGAAAGTTCATTTTGGCTGGTGGTTTGAATGAGTTTAACATCTTGCAATTAAGCGAGTACTCCAACTTAAAAGGATTTGATGTTAGTGGAGGAGTGGAAACTCAAGGAGAAAAAGATCCTAGAAAAGTAGAAAACTTTATCAAGAACGGTAAACTGGTCGCttaa